The genomic DNA AGTCGCTGTGGATTACGGCGTTTTTATTTGACTTTTATTGCAAGTGAATACTTGCAATAAAAGAAGGTGAATAATTATTATGAAAATAACAGGAGCAGATTTATTTGTAAAATCGCTGATAAAAGAAAATGTGGATATCTTATTTGCATATCCCGGCGGACAGGTTATAGACTTATTCGATGCCTTGTATGGTCGTGATGAATTTCGTGTTATACTTCCGCGGCATGAGCAGGGACTCATTCATGCTGCTGACGGATACGCCCGTTCCACAGGCAGGGTAGGAGTATGCCTTGTAACCAGCGGCCCTGGGGCTACTAATTTAGTAACAGGAATTGCCACGGCTAACTATGACAGTGTTCCGCTTGTCTGCTTTACCGGACAGGTCTCTACTGACCTTATTGGTAATGATGCTTTTCAGGAAGTAGATATCGTAGGAATTACCCGTCCGATTACCAAGTATGCTGTAACAGTGCGGAATCGTGAAGAATTGGGACCTGTTATCAAAAAGGCATTCCAGATTGCACGCACCGGAAAACCTGGTGTTGTTATCGTGGATATCCCGAAAGATATCCAAAAAGAGCTGGGAACAGATAAATATCCCGAAAAAGTAGACATTCGCGGTTATAAGCCGTCAGTTGCAGTACATACCGGACAGCTGTCCAGAGCAATGAAGGTACTTGAAGAGGCAAAACGGCCTTTGTTTTTAGCCGGAGGCGGAGTAAATGTAGCAAATGCCCAAAAAGTCATGCTGGAATTAGCTGAAAAAACTCAGATACCTGTAGTTACTACTATTATGGGAAAAGGTTCGATTCCTACAAGTCATCCGCTGTATATAGGGAATGTCGGGATTCATGGCAGTTATGCGGCAAACTCTGCTTTATCAGACTGTGATGTGCTTTTTTCTATCGGAACGCGTTTTAATGATCGTATTACGGGAAAGTTAAATGAGTTTGCCTCAAATAAAACTATTATTCATGTTGATGTAGATCCTGCATCAATTTCTAAAAATATAGCAGTAAATATTCCCATTGTTGCAGATGCCGGACAGGCAATAGTTGCTATGCTTGAAAGAAGTAAACCATTCAATGATGCAGAATGGCTTACTGAGATTCAGAGCAGGAAGGAATTACATCCTGTCGAGATGAGATATCCTGGTCTGACACCGCAGATAATTATTGAAAAAATAAATAAAATATTTGATAATTCGATTATAGTAACCGATGTAGGACAAAATCAGTTATGGTGTACACAGTTTTTAGCTTTGGATACAAAACGCCAGATGCTTACAAGCGGCGGTCTGGGAACTATGGGCTATGGTTTTCCTGCTGCTTTAGGTGCCAAACTTGGTAATCCTGATAAAAATGTATTGGTAATTACTGGAGACGGAGGGTTCCAAATGAATTTGCAGGAGCTTGCAACTGCTGTAATTGAAAAAATTCCGGTTATTATCTGTATTTTAAATAATGGATGTCTTGGCAATGTGCGTCAATGGCAGGAAATGTTTTTTGAAAAACGTTATTCTTATACTAATCTTACGAATGATTCCGGCAGTTATGTTCCTGACTTTGTAAAGTTCGCTGAAAGTTACGGTGTAACAGGTATACGTATAACCCGTGAGGAAGAAATCGATGAGGCATTTATCAAAGCAAATAAAGTGAAAGACTGTCCTGTTTTATTAGAGTTTATTATTGATAGTACACAAAATGTATTGCCAATTGTACCTCCGGGTAAATCATTGAAGGAAATGATTTCAACACAGGAAAAGGAGGAATCGAAATGAAAAAAAGATGGCTCTGTTTATATGTAGAAAATGAGATTGGTGTATTGGCGAGAATTTCCGGTCTTTTTGCCGGAAAATCTTATAATCTTAACAGCCTGACAGTAGGAACAACTGAGGATGAATCTATTTCTCGTATGACTATCAGCTTATACGGTGATGATAAAACTTTTGAACAGATAAAGAAGCAGCTGAACCGTTGTATTGAAGTAATAAAAGTTGTTGACTACTCGGATATCTTTATTCATTCAAAAGAAATACTTTATATTCGCATTTCTTTTCGTTCAGAATCTGATAAAATTGAAATATTTCGCTTAGCTGAGGTGTACAAAATGCGGGTAGCCGATTATGGTGCAGAGAATATAATTGTAGAATGTGTCAAAGAGGAAGAGAAAAACAGTTTTATTATTAATAAATTTGCGAAAGCTTTCCCGAACCATATTGAAGTAGTGCGCGGCGGCAGTGTAGCTATGGAGGGATTACAGTGAAAATCATCAGTAACCGCCAAATTACAGATGCTGCTATGGAACTCATTATTGAAAAGGGATACAGCAATATGACCACAAAGGACATAGCTGTAAGAGCGAATGTAAATGAAACTACATTATTCAGACGTTTTGGAAGTAAAAAGGAAATAATATTAAGGGCTTTAAGTGAAGGCTTCTGGCTTCCGGTTCTGAATACTAAAATTTTTGCGGATGCCGACTGGGATTTGAGAAGTGATTTGGAAAGGTTTATGCTTGAATATATTAAAAAAATTACCCCGGATATGGTAAAAATGTCTATAGGTCTTCGTTCGCCGCAAATATATGAAGATACAGCACCTTATATAATGAAA from Sebaldella termitidis ATCC 33386 includes the following:
- the ilvB gene encoding biosynthetic-type acetolactate synthase large subunit, which translates into the protein MKITGADLFVKSLIKENVDILFAYPGGQVIDLFDALYGRDEFRVILPRHEQGLIHAADGYARSTGRVGVCLVTSGPGATNLVTGIATANYDSVPLVCFTGQVSTDLIGNDAFQEVDIVGITRPITKYAVTVRNREELGPVIKKAFQIARTGKPGVVIVDIPKDIQKELGTDKYPEKVDIRGYKPSVAVHTGQLSRAMKVLEEAKRPLFLAGGGVNVANAQKVMLELAEKTQIPVVTTIMGKGSIPTSHPLYIGNVGIHGSYAANSALSDCDVLFSIGTRFNDRITGKLNEFASNKTIIHVDVDPASISKNIAVNIPIVADAGQAIVAMLERSKPFNDAEWLTEIQSRKELHPVEMRYPGLTPQIIIEKINKIFDNSIIVTDVGQNQLWCTQFLALDTKRQMLTSGGLGTMGYGFPAALGAKLGNPDKNVLVITGDGGFQMNLQELATAVIEKIPVIICILNNGCLGNVRQWQEMFFEKRYSYTNLTNDSGSYVPDFVKFAESYGVTGIRITREEEIDEAFIKANKVKDCPVLLEFIIDSTQNVLPIVPPGKSLKEMISTQEKEESK
- the ilvN gene encoding acetolactate synthase small subunit, encoding MKKRWLCLYVENEIGVLARISGLFAGKSYNLNSLTVGTTEDESISRMTISLYGDDKTFEQIKKQLNRCIEVIKVVDYSDIFIHSKEILYIRISFRSESDKIEIFRLAEVYKMRVADYGAENIIVECVKEEEKNSFIINKFAKAFPNHIEVVRGGSVAMEGLQ
- a CDS encoding TetR/AcrR family transcriptional regulator, with product MKIISNRQITDAAMELIIEKGYSNMTTKDIAVRANVNETTLFRRFGSKKEIILRALSEGFWLPVLNTKIFADADWDLRSDLERFMLEYIKKITPDMVKMSIGLRSPQIYEDTAPYIMKVPESFINALQSYFEIMKQKGKIIEGEPKVLAQTIFSSIFGFVFLQASFGNMLSLSKQEKYVKESIKIFVNGIE